The DNA region AGGGTGGGGGCAATGCTCATGCGCCGGCCTCGCTTCGCTCGGCAGGGGCATTCGCCCATCCGCGCCTTCTGATGGCTCGCTCGCTTCGCTCGCTCACGTGAGGTCTCCATTGACGGGCCGCAGCAGCGCCACGGCCATCTCGACGAGTTCTTCGGGGGACGGACCCACATCCAGCACGGCGCCGTTCTCGTCCGCACCGAGGGGCTCCAAGGCGGCGTACTGGGAATCGAGCAACGACGTCGGCATGAAGTGGCCGGTGCGGTGGGAGAGCCGGTCCTCGACCAGCTCGTGGCCACCGCTGAGGTGCAGGAAGAAGGCATCCGGGGCGTCCGTGCGCAGGATGTCGCGGTAGCCGTGCTTCAGCGCCGAGCAGGTGACCACGCCGCCGGTGCCGGCCTCGGTGCGCGCCTTGAGCCAGGCGCCGATGGCGCGCAGCCAGGGTTCACGGTCCTGGTCGTCCAGCGGGATGCCGGCGGACATCTTGGCGATGTTGGCCGGCGGATGGAACTCGTCCGCCTCGGCGAAGGGGAGATCGAGGCGGTCGGCCAGGAGGCGGGCCAGGGTGGTCTTGCCGACACCGGAGACGCCCATCACCACGACGGTGAGGGGGGCGTCCGGGAGGGCGCGGTTCTCGACGTTGAGAGCCATGGGTGGTGCTCCTTCGTTGCAGGCCGCCACTATCGCTTCAAAGATATGACGTATTCAAGTGGCGGAAACCAAATCGTCATACTTTTACTTCCCCGCGGGGAGGTGGGTGGAGGCGGGGTGGGGACGTGGAGCAGGGAGGGGCGCCGATGGGGCCGGGGCACGGCGGATCACCGGGGCGGGGTGGGACGGAGGGTGACGTAGGGGTTCAGGCGGGCGGCGTCTACGCTGGGCGGATGGAGATCCAGGGGCTGCCCGGTCGGGTGCTTGACGAGCTCGGGCCGGCGATCGCGTCGGGGGAGATCCCCGAGGGCGCGGTACTGCGCGGGGAGGAGCTGGAGCAGCGGTTCGGGGTGTCCCGGACGGTCGTCCGGGAGGCGGTGCGCGTCCTGGAGGGGATGCGCATGGTGGCGTCCCGGCGGCGGGTCGGGA from Kitasatospora cathayae includes:
- a CDS encoding gluconokinase, whose amino-acid sequence is MALNVENRALPDAPLTVVVMGVSGVGKTTLARLLADRLDLPFAEADEFHPPANIAKMSAGIPLDDQDREPWLRAIGAWLKARTEAGTGGVVTCSALKHGYRDILRTDAPDAFFLHLSGGHELVEDRLSHRTGHFMPTSLLDSQYAALEPLGADENGAVLDVGPSPEELVEMAVALLRPVNGDLT